One Proteinivorax tanatarense DNA segment encodes these proteins:
- a CDS encoding cation diffusion facilitator family transporter, which yields MSKTRYKEGLKVTVVGMVSNILLTILKAVLGFVSGSTALVADAAHSFTDIVGSGVVLGGIKWANQPPDETHHYGHYKAESVVAKIIAIILVVTGGAIGYSAISVLIEGDMDVPGTVAIYALIISLLTKEGLYRYISRVGKKIQSSAIMADAWHQRTDALSSVAALAGVLGATLGFPFFDPVAGIIVSGMIMYSGAKIFMDAVKELMDTAPEPEILEEIKQTALGVKGLKELNDVKARWHGAKILVDLKICVDPQATVEKGHSIAAQAKEMVIKTVDDVGDVLIHVNPCNHTGDEKNESECVACPRSKRGIKGVYIE from the coding sequence ATGTCAAAAACCAGATATAAAGAGGGTCTGAAAGTAACCGTTGTGGGTATGGTTTCCAATATATTGTTAACTATTTTAAAAGCGGTGTTAGGTTTTGTGTCAGGTAGTACCGCTCTCGTAGCTGACGCAGCCCATTCTTTTACCGATATTGTAGGTAGCGGAGTTGTTTTAGGTGGTATTAAATGGGCTAATCAGCCACCTGATGAAACCCATCATTATGGACATTATAAGGCAGAATCTGTGGTCGCCAAAATTATCGCTATAATCTTAGTTGTTACGGGAGGTGCCATAGGATATTCCGCAATTTCTGTTTTAATTGAGGGAGATATGGATGTGCCGGGGACAGTTGCGATATATGCCCTTATAATTTCGCTACTGACAAAAGAAGGTCTTTATAGATATATTTCAAGAGTTGGAAAAAAAATTCAAAGCTCTGCTATTATGGCCGATGCTTGGCATCAAAGAACAGATGCTCTTTCATCTGTAGCTGCATTAGCAGGAGTGTTAGGTGCAACCCTAGGCTTTCCTTTTTTTGATCCTGTTGCAGGTATAATTGTTTCGGGAATGATTATGTATAGCGGGGCTAAAATTTTTATGGATGCGGTAAAAGAACTTATGGATACAGCACCAGAACCAGAGATATTGGAAGAGATTAAGCAAACAGCATTAGGTGTAAAGGGGTTAAAAGAACTTAATGATGTTAAGGCTAGATGGCACGGTGCAAAGATTTTAGTGGATTTAAAGATATGTGTTGATCCTCAAGCTACAGTAGAAAAAGGTCACTCTATAGCAGCACAAGCAAAAGAAATGGTGATAAAAACCGTTGATGATGTAGGTGATGTTTTGATACATGTAAATCCTTGTAATCATACCGGTGATGAGAAAAATGAATCTGAGTGTGTAGCGTGTCCTAGGAGTAAAAGAGGCATTAAAGGGGTTTATATTGAGTAA
- a CDS encoding PEGA domain-containing protein produces MSNKEQNSHSKHINKINELPDVKAPLGTKEKMLSNILEEENNNYSLLHRLLPHIKPLAFVASMVLLFFFANLKVGIIPQTGVDEFDLKVISNIEGAEVFLDGQKIGNTPMTYTMEKDEGDINSMSIRKPGYLIWQGDFQCGGPEELIQSFESSDEYSIFFSNNQVNIEGKLMPANPNMVKLDSNAENTSVMLNGRWVGETPITLELEKNYNNHLKLIAPDKDKVTLSLSTGDKLKLGESENAQLKYSEHGYAIHVTLEDIWIPKHSIWLNDNNVAKFLQRDGELKTQVINLERKEIRESSLDEVLKEFLTIENYDEIYGDSLQFEEPQIKTLNISDIIRKKANISNNSLFGVKEGPEILIEDLLTGTVYADIKGEHKVLNSSTNAIYLWSEQENIILRYCLVEEESEVFSLGRFPKEIEEIKKVKKYHNQLILLIDDEIYFKEDGSFKNPEGFNNMEYFILDEKGEHMLIFVKENYLNIWQYNLNSGEYKKIY; encoded by the coding sequence ATGAGTAATAAAGAGCAAAACTCTCACAGTAAACACATAAACAAAATAAATGAACTTCCTGATGTAAAAGCCCCTTTAGGTACAAAAGAAAAGATGTTAAGTAATATACTAGAGGAAGAAAATAATAATTACAGTTTACTACATAGACTATTGCCCCATATAAAACCATTAGCGTTTGTTGCCTCAATGGTATTATTGTTTTTCTTTGCTAACTTAAAAGTGGGAATAATACCACAAACAGGGGTTGATGAATTTGATTTAAAGGTAATCTCCAACATTGAAGGTGCAGAGGTATTTTTAGATGGCCAAAAAATTGGCAATACACCAATGACATATACCATGGAAAAAGATGAAGGAGACATTAACTCAATGTCTATAAGAAAACCAGGATATTTAATATGGCAAGGAGATTTTCAATGCGGAGGGCCTGAAGAACTAATACAAAGTTTTGAATCATCAGATGAGTACTCAATATTCTTTAGCAACAATCAAGTTAACATAGAGGGGAAGTTAATGCCGGCAAATCCAAATATGGTTAAGTTAGACTCTAATGCTGAAAATACATCAGTGATGTTAAATGGAAGATGGGTGGGGGAAACTCCTATCACCTTAGAATTAGAAAAGAATTACAATAATCATTTAAAACTAATAGCCCCTGATAAGGATAAGGTAACATTATCTTTAAGCACAGGAGATAAACTGAAATTAGGGGAATCTGAAAATGCTCAGTTAAAATACTCAGAGCATGGCTATGCTATACATGTCACCCTTGAGGATATTTGGATACCTAAACATTCTATCTGGCTAAATGATAATAATGTAGCAAAATTTTTGCAAAGAGATGGAGAACTTAAAACACAAGTTATCAATTTAGAAAGAAAAGAAATAAGAGAATCATCTTTAGATGAGGTATTAAAAGAGTTTTTAACTATAGAGAACTATGATGAAATATATGGAGATAGTTTGCAATTTGAAGAGCCACAAATTAAAACTCTTAACATTTCAGACATTATAAGAAAAAAAGCAAACATATCTAATAACAGTCTTTTTGGTGTAAAAGAAGGTCCAGAAATTCTTATAGAAGATTTGCTAACGGGCACCGTTTATGCTGATATTAAAGGTGAGCATAAAGTTTTAAACTCATCCACAAACGCTATATACCTTTGGTCAGAGCAGGAAAATATAATACTTAGATATTGTCTTGTAGAGGAAGAGTCTGAAGTTTTTTCTCTAGGAAGATTTCCAAAGGAAATTGAAGAAATAAAAAAGGTAAAAAAATATCACAATCAGTTAATATTATTAATAGATGATGAGATATATTTCAAAGAAGACGGTTCATTTAAAAATCCAGAAGGGTTTAATAACATGGAATATTTCATCTTAGATGAAAAAGGAGAACATATGCTAATATTTGTTAAGGAAAATTATCTCAACATTTGGCAATATAATTTAAATAGTGGAGAATACAAAAAAATTTACTAA
- a CDS encoding RNA polymerase sigma factor yields MEEQVLVKRFIDGEQSAFIEVYNMYFQDVYNFVAYSVGITCCEDVTQEIFVKVYRKMKSFKGKSSIKSWVFNIARRSVYDHYRKNKKHLNLDDYSGKLMTNITPEDILEHKSELESTLKILGTLKCEQRTVILLRRLHGFSIKETSKIMGVKESAVKTLLHRGMKNLENKSSADFCTNKGVINYE; encoded by the coding sequence TTGGAGGAGCAAGTTTTAGTTAAAAGATTTATAGATGGTGAGCAATCTGCCTTCATTGAGGTTTATAATATGTATTTTCAAGATGTTTATAATTTTGTTGCTTATTCAGTAGGAATAACATGTTGTGAAGATGTAACTCAAGAAATTTTTGTAAAAGTATATCGCAAAATGAAATCATTTAAAGGGAAAAGTAGTATTAAAAGCTGGGTCTTTAACATAGCTAGAAGGTCTGTTTATGACCATTATAGAAAAAATAAAAAACATTTAAACTTAGATGATTATAGTGGTAAATTAATGACTAATATAACTCCAGAAGATATTCTAGAACATAAAAGTGAGTTGGAAAGCACCTTAAAAATTTTGGGCACCTTAAAGTGTGAACAAAGAACTGTTATTCTTTTAAGAAGATTACATGGTTTTAGTATAAAAGAAACCTCTAAAATTATGGGCGTAAAGGAAAGTGCTGTAAAGACGCTATTGCACAGGGGTATGAAGAATCTAGAGAATAAAAGCTCTGCAGATTTTTGTACAAATAAGGGAGTGATAAATTATGAGTAA
- a CDS encoding PIG-L deacetylase family protein, whose translation MFKKNNKSKISHLTKNKGLLIGLGVGATLTFAGYLAYNNFRKSVKPMDPDLAHQASKILFEDVKNALVISPHPADFIFFAGGTIKKLVNQGINVTVVDVCEGEKGANLVNYGSQRQDTQLRSQKHLGFGDLRFLHYPQYNVDQTKLMVDLRNIWHEIDPDLIITFDPHFPLRVASHPDNMAVGKATLQLASDIGDNTKVYLYGSRKNTILVNIEDTIEEKVKSYLCQKVDVPVYKHVYTNSIMRMGRYCATNSKVNYGESFRAFHNIHSFPY comes from the coding sequence ATGTTTAAAAAAAATAATAAATCAAAAATATCTCATTTAACAAAAAACAAAGGCCTATTAATCGGGTTAGGAGTAGGTGCAACACTTACTTTCGCAGGGTATTTGGCTTATAATAACTTTCGAAAGAGTGTAAAACCTATGGACCCAGATCTTGCTCATCAAGCCTCCAAAATTTTATTTGAAGATGTTAAAAATGCGCTAGTTATATCACCACATCCTGCTGATTTTATCTTTTTCGCAGGGGGAACTATTAAAAAATTAGTTAACCAAGGTATAAATGTAACCGTAGTAGACGTTTGTGAAGGAGAGAAAGGTGCTAACTTAGTTAATTACGGCTCACAAAGACAAGATACACAGTTGAGGTCTCAAAAACATCTGGGATTTGGTGATTTGCGCTTTTTACATTACCCTCAATACAATGTGGACCAGACCAAACTAATGGTGGATTTAAGAAACATATGGCATGAAATAGACCCTGATTTAATAATTACATTTGATCCACATTTTCCTCTAAGAGTAGCATCTCATCCAGATAATATGGCCGTTGGAAAAGCCACATTGCAGCTAGCTTCTGATATTGGCGATAACACTAAAGTTTATTTATACGGTAGTAGAAAAAATACCATTTTAGTAAATATCGAGGATACAATAGAGGAAAAAGTCAAGTCTTATCTATGCCAAAAAGTTGATGTCCCTGTATATAAACACGTATATACAAACAGCATTATGCGAATGGGACGTTACTGTGCCACTAATAGTAAAGTTAATTATGGAGAATCTTTCAGAGCTTTTCATAATATTCATTCATTCCCTTACTAG
- a CDS encoding tetratricopeptide repeat protein gives MTELIIIVLVNLFFIIINRKKLRLMSFNWISLNLNLLLFFAVYYIGTQLNSTFLKYLSGGYFTLIVFTQIPKFRELRFKLPIEMQFNIILLYLWLSYKISPSLKKMEKSIVYLNLSKRYKLAIKLCNRYLKQENNVKVLGHKTYSLINIGEYNKANTVLDRILKINHSNNYYITLKADVLYKLKDYNNAASYYSKAVQQKPNSPELWFSLARTYQKLNLFDKCEQTFKEVLMRNKRYMPAYTALAKLYMSEDLYDKAKETLEQALDKIKHPHYRIQINKMLKEIKNKNK, from the coding sequence ATGACTGAACTTATAATTATAGTACTAGTTAATTTATTCTTCATTATCATCAATAGAAAAAAATTAAGGTTAATGTCATTTAATTGGATATCTCTTAATTTAAACCTATTGCTTTTCTTTGCCGTATATTATATCGGCACTCAGTTAAACTCCACTTTTCTAAAGTATTTAAGCGGAGGTTACTTTACTTTAATTGTATTTACTCAAATTCCAAAGTTTAGAGAACTAAGATTTAAGCTACCCATAGAAATGCAGTTTAATATAATATTGTTGTATTTATGGTTAAGCTATAAAATATCTCCTTCTCTTAAAAAAATGGAAAAATCAATAGTATATCTAAATTTAAGCAAGCGCTATAAGTTGGCAATTAAATTATGTAATAGATACTTAAAACAGGAAAATAATGTTAAAGTGTTAGGCCATAAAACTTATAGTCTAATAAATATTGGAGAATATAATAAGGCTAACACAGTGCTAGATAGAATTTTAAAAATTAATCATTCCAATAATTACTACATTACTTTAAAAGCTGACGTTTTGTATAAATTAAAAGACTATAACAACGCTGCTAGTTATTATAGCAAGGCAGTCCAACAAAAACCAAATTCGCCAGAGCTTTGGTTTAGCTTAGCTAGAACTTATCAAAAATTAAATCTCTTTGATAAATGTGAACAAACATTCAAAGAAGTTTTAATGAGGAATAAGCGCTATATGCCTGCTTACACCGCTCTAGCGAAGCTATACATGAGCGAGGATCTTTATGATAAAGCTAAAGAAACACTAGAACAAGCATTAGATAAAATTAAGCACCCTCATTACAGAATTCAAATAAATAAAATGTTAAAGGAAATAAAAAACAAAAATAAATAG
- a CDS encoding GGDEF domain-containing protein: protein MLKVRLILLLFSLYPFILLANFYFFEKYKKNIYLLTTVALICVFIAILRKIYLFIKHIYNDSEKIVNGNLTTCVKMSEEGYFNTVAKAYNNMLDKIHTQRLDMEKLSYQDHLTGLGNRRMLDKALEFQIIQSDKAKLPLSLLALDIDDFKKINDTYGHLFGDTVLAEIASIFNVSLRKSDVAARFGGEEFVILLPNTSLNDAKRVAEKIRKEVNLLHFQSDKKLVSISITIGVSSINQIDNSLPIKSRAKILLEKADKALYFGKGSGKNNVSV, encoded by the coding sequence ATGTTAAAAGTTAGACTTATTCTTTTGTTATTTAGCTTATATCCTTTTATACTTCTAGCTAACTTTTATTTTTTTGAGAAATATAAAAAAAACATATATTTGCTTACTACCGTTGCTTTAATTTGTGTTTTTATAGCCATTTTAAGAAAAATATATTTATTTATAAAACATATTTATAATGATTCCGAAAAAATAGTTAACGGTAATTTAACTACTTGCGTAAAAATGAGTGAGGAAGGATATTTCAACACCGTAGCAAAAGCATATAATAACATGTTAGATAAGATACATACTCAACGATTAGATATGGAAAAGCTTTCCTACCAGGATCATCTTACTGGTTTAGGAAATAGAAGGATGCTTGATAAAGCATTAGAGTTCCAGATAATCCAAAGTGACAAAGCAAAACTGCCGCTAAGTTTATTAGCTTTAGATATTGATGATTTTAAGAAAATAAATGACACATACGGACATTTATTTGGAGACACGGTTTTAGCTGAGATAGCCAGTATTTTTAATGTTTCTTTAAGAAAAAGTGATGTAGCGGCAAGGTTTGGGGGAGAAGAGTTTGTAATATTGCTACCCAATACTAGCTTAAACGACGCTAAAAGGGTTGCTGAAAAAATAAGAAAGGAAGTTAACCTTCTACACTTTCAAAGTGATAAAAAGTTAGTTAGTATTTCTATAACCATCGGCGTATCTTCAATAAACCAAATAGACAATAGCTTACCAATTAAAAGCAGGGCCAAAATACTGTTGGAAAAAGCTGATAAAGCTCTTTATTTTGGTAAAGGATCTGGTAAAAACAATGTCTCTGTATAA
- a CDS encoding ornithine--oxo-acid transaminase, which produces MNTEQLLKITDQYTAPNYLPLPIVISEAEGVWVKDPEGNKYMDMLSSYSALNQGHRHPKIIKAVKEQLDKVTLTSRAFQNEKLGLLSKQLCELTKKDKALVMNTGAEAVETAIKCARRWAYQVKGVPENKAEIIVMSGNFHGRTVTVVSFSSTESYHKGFGPLTPGFKIVPYGDIDALKNAITPNTAAVLMEPVQGEAGVIIPPEGYLKQAYDTCKNSDVLFMADEIQSGFGRTGKLFACHWEEVDPDIYIMGKALGGGVIPVSAITGSDELLNLFNPGSHGSTFGGNPLGCACAMAAVDVLIEEDLVQRSLELGEYLKSELKNIKNDNIVEVRGKGLFIGLELDGPARPYCERLKEEGILCKETHENVIRFAPPLIISREELDWAIEKVKKVLGR; this is translated from the coding sequence ATGAACACTGAGCAACTTTTAAAGATTACAGATCAATATACTGCCCCTAACTACCTTCCTTTACCAATCGTTATATCAGAAGCTGAGGGAGTGTGGGTAAAAGATCCTGAAGGAAACAAGTATATGGATATGTTAAGTTCTTACTCAGCTTTAAACCAAGGGCACAGGCATCCTAAAATTATTAAAGCAGTCAAAGAACAGTTAGATAAGGTTACACTTACATCACGGGCTTTTCAAAATGAAAAGTTGGGCTTGCTTTCAAAGCAGTTATGCGAGCTAACAAAAAAAGATAAAGCTTTAGTTATGAATACAGGAGCAGAGGCTGTAGAAACAGCAATAAAGTGCGCAAGAAGATGGGCTTACCAGGTTAAAGGTGTTCCTGAAAATAAAGCTGAGATTATAGTTATGAGCGGAAACTTTCATGGCAGAACCGTAACTGTTGTTTCTTTTAGCTCTACTGAAAGCTACCATAAAGGATTTGGACCACTTACACCAGGATTTAAAATAGTCCCTTACGGCGATATAGATGCTCTGAAAAATGCAATAACTCCTAACACAGCGGCAGTTTTGATGGAACCAGTGCAGGGAGAGGCCGGAGTTATTATCCCGCCGGAAGGATACTTAAAACAAGCTTATGATACATGTAAAAATAGTGATGTTCTATTTATGGCAGACGAAATTCAAAGTGGTTTTGGAAGAACAGGCAAACTTTTTGCATGTCATTGGGAAGAAGTAGATCCAGATATATATATTATGGGTAAAGCTTTGGGAGGTGGAGTGATACCGGTTTCAGCTATTACAGGTAGCGATGAACTCCTAAATTTATTTAACCCAGGCTCTCATGGATCCACTTTTGGTGGTAACCCTCTAGGATGTGCTTGTGCAATGGCAGCAGTTGATGTCTTAATAGAAGAAGACTTAGTACAACGCTCTCTTGAACTTGGTGAGTATTTAAAATCAGAACTTAAAAATATTAAAAATGATAATATTGTTGAAGTTAGAGGAAAAGGTCTGTTTATTGGTCTAGAGCTTGATGGTCCTGCTAGACCTTATTGTGAAAGATTAAAAGAGGAAGGCATTCTCTGCAAAGAAACACATGAAAATGTAATTAGATTTGCTCCCCCTTTAATTATTAGCAGGGAAGAACTGGATTGGGCTATTGAAAAAGTCAAAAAGGTTTTAGGCCGATAA
- a CDS encoding DUF1540 domain-containing protein, giving the protein MAQRGGQQQEIYCAVSNCHYYQSGHKCRAEKIMVCSDPIAHKMPDTMDATNSQQFPESPCNSCMETACKTFVAKEDPTRDGVNKL; this is encoded by the coding sequence ATGGCACAAAGAGGTGGACAGCAACAGGAAATATATTGCGCAGTAAGTAACTGCCATTACTATCAGTCTGGGCATAAGTGCAGAGCTGAAAAGATAATGGTCTGTTCTGATCCCATTGCACACAAGATGCCTGACACTATGGATGCCACTAACTCACAACAATTTCCAGAAAGCCCATGTAACAGTTGTATGGAAACGGCATGTAAAACTTTTGTGGCTAAAGAAGATCCTACCCGTGATGGAGTTAATAAACTGTAA
- a CDS encoding NUDIX hydrolase, whose amino-acid sequence MNITKNISKIISPFKNNRPKPLDASKEFSLVVPLFVWNEKIHFLFQIRSKNLSRQPGQICFPGGALEKGESLKEGAIRETCEELGLKESNINIISQLDFLVSPYNIVLYPFLGIIYQNPNSLNVNKDEVSDTFTISLKEALSLKPKLSIMDVEPIPKDDFPYELTGQGNNYNWSCGKYPIYFYQYKNKIIWGFTARIFKDVIEKLSDS is encoded by the coding sequence TTGAATATTACAAAAAACATATCAAAAATAATTTCACCTTTTAAAAATAATCGTCCTAAGCCTCTTGATGCTAGTAAAGAATTTTCTTTAGTTGTTCCTCTTTTTGTCTGGAATGAAAAAATTCACTTTCTTTTTCAAATACGGTCAAAAAATTTAAGCCGCCAACCTGGTCAGATTTGCTTTCCTGGCGGTGCACTAGAAAAAGGAGAGTCATTAAAAGAAGGGGCAATCCGGGAGACTTGTGAAGAGCTCGGTCTTAAGGAAAGTAACATTAATATCATTAGCCAATTAGATTTTTTAGTTAGCCCTTATAATATTGTTTTATATCCCTTTTTAGGTATAATTTATCAAAACCCAAACTCTCTAAATGTTAATAAAGATGAAGTCAGCGATACGTTTACAATTTCCCTAAAAGAAGCTTTGTCACTAAAACCTAAGTTATCTATTATGGATGTTGAGCCTATTCCTAAGGACGATTTTCCCTACGAGCTAACGGGACAAGGTAATAATTACAATTGGAGTTGTGGAAAATACCCTATTTATTTTTATCAATATAAAAATAAAATTATATGGGGTTTTACTGCTCGAATATTTAAGGATGTAATCGAAAAGTTATCCGATAGCTAA
- a CDS encoding diacylglycerol/lipid kinase family protein codes for MHKRILLIYNPVSGTASFKGKIDDIVELFQKQNFVVTLYRTKKIKDCGQLDFLLNNIKFDIVVVSGGDGTVSRIIYAMQKNNVETPLAILPTGTSNDFAKHIGMTDCLETNVKIIAQGEYINLDVGKINDQYFINVVSVGSLPSIAHKTATLYKNNLGALAYYLKGIGQVPAFKPFETVITVDGNEIREKAFLILVLNSGSAGGFKGLASKASLSDGLFDVLLIKDCNLGEKLSLFVKVLRGEHDNDDRLEYFQAKNITIEGDKAVDTDVDGEVGPSLPIHISFYKKIPLVINKNS; via the coding sequence ATGCATAAAAGGATTTTGCTAATATATAATCCGGTTTCAGGTACAGCTTCTTTTAAGGGGAAAATTGATGATATAGTCGAGCTTTTTCAAAAACAAAACTTTGTTGTTACACTGTATAGAACAAAGAAAATAAAAGACTGTGGGCAATTAGATTTTTTACTTAACAACATAAAGTTTGATATAGTTGTTGTCTCTGGTGGAGATGGCACTGTCAGTAGAATAATATATGCTATGCAAAAAAATAATGTTGAAACTCCACTTGCTATTCTACCTACAGGAACCTCTAATGACTTTGCTAAACATATAGGGATGACTGATTGTTTAGAAACGAATGTAAAAATTATTGCTCAGGGTGAATATATAAATTTAGATGTTGGTAAAATAAATGATCAATATTTTATAAATGTGGTTAGCGTTGGAAGTTTGCCCTCTATCGCTCATAAAACAGCGACTCTTTATAAAAACAATTTAGGAGCCTTAGCTTACTATCTCAAAGGGATTGGTCAGGTTCCAGCTTTTAAACCTTTCGAAACTGTAATTACAGTAGATGGTAATGAAATACGAGAAAAAGCTTTTTTAATTTTAGTTTTAAACAGCGGTAGTGCAGGTGGTTTTAAAGGATTAGCTTCCAAAGCTTCCTTAAGCGACGGGTTATTCGATGTGTTATTAATTAAAGACTGTAATTTGGGAGAGAAACTATCTTTATTTGTTAAAGTGTTAAGAGGAGAACATGATAATGATGATAGACTTGAATATTTTCAAGCAAAGAATATAACTATTGAAGGGGATAAAGCCGTGGATACAGATGTTGACGGCGAAGTAGGGCCATCTTTACCAATTCATATTTCCTTTTACAAAAAAATTCCTTTAGTAATTAATAAAAATAGCTAA
- a CDS encoding type II CAAX endopeptidase family protein translates to MSKVLLPVHGSWMLLLAAVVFMAVGILAGETGIFFLIIFLTQTIGILMPPVLFLTLSKYKLKETLRLKVFNFKQLVIITVGIIAVYPVGVFFNAVVQYILVGLDVPLPESPLPPVLMETPFLISLLFIAVLPGICEEVLFRGFIMRSYEKIGRTAAITISAILFGMFHFNLLNLLGPMVLGGVIGYIVIATNSLVAGMYAHALNNTIALTLMHVIPSEAAEYDQVVNQELMLIALYILAIVAIICGAISFLILRLLAKNTPNNEYNFSNYKESSRFMMILPVIIFVILFILLA, encoded by the coding sequence TTGTCTAAAGTATTGCTACCCGTTCATGGTAGTTGGATGCTTTTGTTAGCAGCAGTTGTTTTTATGGCAGTAGGTATTCTAGCTGGAGAAACAGGGATTTTTTTTTTAATTATATTCCTTACTCAAACCATTGGAATTTTAATGCCTCCTGTATTATTTCTAACTTTGTCAAAGTATAAGTTAAAAGAAACTTTAAGGTTAAAGGTTTTTAATTTTAAGCAGTTAGTTATAATTACTGTCGGTATTATAGCTGTTTACCCCGTAGGAGTTTTTTTTAACGCAGTAGTACAATATATCTTGGTAGGATTAGATGTTCCCTTACCGGAATCTCCCTTACCTCCAGTACTAATGGAAACACCTTTTTTGATTTCTTTACTATTTATAGCAGTGCTTCCAGGGATATGTGAAGAAGTTTTGTTTAGAGGATTTATAATGAGGAGTTACGAAAAGATTGGAAGAACTGCAGCAATTACTATATCTGCGATTCTTTTTGGAATGTTTCACTTTAATTTGCTTAATTTACTAGGACCTATGGTTTTAGGTGGAGTTATTGGATATATTGTTATAGCAACTAACTCTCTAGTGGCTGGGATGTATGCCCACGCTTTAAACAATACCATAGCTCTAACCTTGATGCATGTAATACCTAGTGAAGCGGCAGAATATGACCAAGTTGTAAACCAAGAGTTAATGCTTATAGCCTTGTACATATTAGCTATAGTAGCAATAATTTGTGGTGCTATATCATTTTTAATTTTACGGTTGTTAGCTAAAAATACCCCTAATAACGAATATAACTTTAGCAACTACAAAGAAAGTTCAAGGTTTATGATGATATTGCCCGTTATAATTTTTGTTATTTTGTTTATATTGTTGGCTTAG
- a CDS encoding glycerate kinase family protein, with protein MKIGVACDSFKGTFSSAEVADYIEKVAIHYFEEIDVVKIPIADGGEGTVDTLLHFLEGETVYQNVRNPLGQIVTAKYAYFQNEKTAIIEMAQASGLSTIEREKRNPLKTTSFGTGQLINNALEKGAQKIILGLGGSATNDGGLGAVAALGGKFFDKTSNELTSYCGEMLNKVTKISMENINPKMFDCRIILMCDVDNLLLGKHGATYVFGPQKGAKVDELNYLEEGMKKYSKVLERHANLKVSAIEGSGAAGGLAAAMLALFECEVKSGINTSLDLINFEEQIKGCKFVITGEGKMDSQTFGGKVPYGVAKRCKEMKVPVIGFVGALEMCSERKAFPEEIYTVFPLVSDFVDFETIQNNSEKFLLDSLHRMFRLIKVGQNLKN; from the coding sequence ATGAAGATAGGTGTTGCTTGTGACTCATTTAAAGGTACTTTTAGTTCTGCAGAAGTTGCAGATTACATTGAAAAGGTGGCAATACATTACTTTGAAGAAATCGATGTAGTTAAAATACCCATTGCCGATGGCGGAGAGGGAACAGTGGATACACTGTTACATTTTTTAGAGGGAGAAACTGTTTATCAGAATGTCAGAAACCCATTGGGACAAATTGTAACTGCTAAATATGCTTATTTTCAAAATGAAAAAACAGCTATTATCGAAATGGCTCAAGCCTCTGGATTATCTACTATAGAAAGAGAAAAAAGGAATCCTCTTAAAACTACATCTTTTGGTACAGGTCAGTTAATAAATAATGCTTTGGAAAAAGGGGCTCAGAAAATAATACTTGGGTTAGGTGGAAGTGCTACTAACGATGGAGGATTAGGGGCTGTAGCCGCTTTAGGGGGAAAGTTTTTTGATAAAACCAGCAATGAATTAACAAGTTATTGTGGTGAAATGCTTAATAAAGTAACTAAAATATCTATGGAGAACATTAACCCAAAAATGTTTGACTGCCGTATTATTTTAATGTGTGATGTAGATAATTTACTGCTTGGTAAGCATGGAGCTACCTATGTGTTTGGGCCGCAAAAGGGAGCGAAAGTAGATGAGTTAAACTATTTGGAAGAGGGTATGAAAAAATATAGCAAGGTTTTGGAACGACATGCAAATCTAAAAGTGTCGGCTATAGAAGGTAGTGGAGCAGCGGGTGGATTAGCTGCAGCTATGCTTGCTTTATTTGAATGTGAGGTGAAATCAGGGATAAACACTTCTTTGGACTTAATCAACTTTGAAGAGCAAATTAAAGGATGTAAATTTGTCATAACTGGAGAAGGCAAAATGGACAGTCAAACGTTTGGTGGAAAAGTTCCTTACGGGGTAGCCAAAAGATGTAAAGAAATGAAGGTACCAGTTATTGGTTTTGTGGGAGCGTTGGAAATGTGTTCTGAAAGAAAAGCATTTCCCGAAGAAATATATACAGTTTTTCCTTTAGTAAGCGATTTTGTAGATTTTGAAACAATACAGAATAATTCAGAAAAGTTTTTGCTTGACTCTCTTCACAGAATGTTTAGGTTAATAAAGGTTGGGCAAAATCTAAAAAACTAG